A single window of Zea mays cultivar B73 chromosome 10, Zm-B73-REFERENCE-NAM-5.0, whole genome shotgun sequence DNA harbors:
- the LOC100281750 gene encoding triacylglycerol lipase precursor: protein MGAKGMATAAGTAVLLYLVLSGRLCGDAAGDGGNLDDQLISSAVSAAAEARRRRKEDARARREQRRASRTKWRWPERAPDGWGEAAALAARTVRFTWAETLGKWALGEVSFGIKHYMRQQGNLQHEYAGSDSVLLDGPEVRQELISLLRYLKQCMYFSKKPYNVFLEYGGYGQNDVLIKKSKARILKPAFTIVCDRSSQCFLLFIRGAISVKERLTAATGAEVPFHHVVVQEGQVSNLVLGYAHCGMVVAARWIAKQAIPCLSKAIEQFPEYEVKIIGHSMGAGIATILTYILRENEKLASSTCIAFGPAACMTWDLAESGKDFVTSIVNRNDLVPSLGLVSAAKLRAEVMSSSWAHDLRKQIQQTRFLGFVNRSVSFIRSHVPFVSDPRSKVVDVDMMQSQSPEAGSKPSADTHAVVKKRPALACWSCVAAPKQSMESSIQIEGTKVQTDTGVQTEKTTEAATAALVSIHLGELNLQEPDNREEKGSALTETDEDAMELLESLTDEKQLPSSSSSGQEPHQLYPPGKILHMVGLPAAEEATTSQQGAQEEVIALYETPRHLYSKIRLARSMIGEHYMPKYIKTMEQLIDKLAEDIDDQLDSL from the exons ATGGGCGCGAAGGGGATGGCgacggcggcggggacggcgGTGTTGCTATACCTGGTGCTGTCGGGCCGGCTCTGCGGGGACGCCGCCGGCGACGGCGGCAACCTGGATGACCAGCTGATATCGTCGGCTGTTTCGGCGGCGGCTGAGGCGCGGAGGCGGAGGAAGGAGGACGCCCGGGCGCGGCGGGAGCAGCGGCGGGCGTCGCGCACCAAGTGGCGGTGGCCCGAGCGCGCCCCGGACGGGTGGGGCGAGGCGGCCGCCTTGGCCGCGCGCACCGTGCGCTTCACCTGGGCGGAGACGCTCGGCAAGTGGGCCCTAGGGGAGGTCTCCTTCGGTATCAAGCACTACATGCGCCAGCAG GGCAATCTGCAGCATGAGTATGCTGGAAGTGATTCTGTACTACTGGATGGGCCTGAGGTAAGGCAGGAGCTGATTTCGCTGCTCAGATATCTGAAGCAATGCATGTATTTCTCGAAGAAGCCATACAACGTGTTTTTGGAGTATGGTGGTTATGGCCAGAATGATGTTCTTATAAAGAAATCTAAGGCGAGG ATCTTGAAGCCTGCCTTCACAATTGTCTGTGACAGAAGTAGCCAATGCTTTCTCCTCTTCATTAGGGGGGCTATCAGTGTTAAGGAGCGGTTGACAGCAGCAACTGGCGCAGAGGTTCCATTTCATCACGTTGTGGTCCAGGAAGGTCAAGTCTCCAACCTAGTGTTGGGTTACGCTCACTGTGGAATGGTTGTAGCAGCTCGATGGATTGCAAAACAAGCCATTCCTTGCCTGAGTAAAGCAATCGAGCAATTCCCAGAATATGAGGTTAAG ATCATTGGACATTCAATGGGAGCTGGGATTGCAACAATACTAACATACATCCTTCGCGAGAATGAGAAGCTGGCATCATCCACTTGTATTGCATTTGGGCCAG CTGCTTGCATGACATGGGACTTGGCTGAGTCGGGTAAAGACTTTGTTACCTCCATCGTTAACAGAAATGACCTAGTGCCATCACTTGGCCTAGTTTCTGCTGCCAAGCTTCGGGCAGAG GTTATGTCATCGTCTTGGGCACATGACCTTCGCAAACAAATTCAGCAGACTAGATTCTTAGGTTTTGTGAACCGTTCTGTGAGTTTCATAAGGTCTCATGTGCCCTTTGTCTCTGATCCAAGATCGAAGGTTGTGGATGTTGATATGATGCAATCTCAGAGTCCTGAG GCTGGGAGTAAGCCTTCAGCAGATACCCATGCTGTGGTGAAGAAACGCCCTGCACTGGCTTGCTGGTCATGTGTGGCTGCACCCAAACAGAGTATGGAATCGTCAATACAAATTGAGGGCACGAAAGTTCAAACCGACACTGGTGTCCAAACTGAGAAAACTACCGAAGCGGCAACTGCTGCGCTAGTCTCAATCCATCTTGGTGAACTAAACCTTCAAGAACCAGATAACAGAGAGGAAAAGGGATCAGCATTGACAGAAACAGATGAAGACGCCATGGAGCTTCTGGAGTCCTTGACCGACGAGAAGCAGTTGCCATCATCGTCAAGCTCTGGTCAAGAGCCACACCAGCTGTACCCCCCAGGGAAAATACTCCACATGGTTGGATTGCCAGCAGCGGAAGAGGCAACCACGAGTCAGCAAGGAGCCCAGGAGGAGGTCATCGCCCTATATGAGACACCCCGACATTTGTACAGTAAGATTCGCCTGGCGAGGTCCATGATAGGAGAACATTACATGCCCAAGTACATCAAGACAATGGAGCAGTTGATAGACAAGCTTGCAGAGGACATCGACGACCAGCTGGACTCCTTGTAG